Proteins co-encoded in one Juglans regia cultivar Chandler chromosome 16, Walnut 2.0, whole genome shotgun sequence genomic window:
- the LOC109013411 gene encoding uncharacterized protein LOC109013411 isoform X1: MTTTANVNGEHNGPPRARSSHRQSHEQYYLTSSSSSASFKGCCCCLFLLFSFLALLVLAVVLVIVLALKPKKPSFDLQQVGVQYMGITTPNPSETNPAANPATSASLSLSIRMLFTAVNPNRVGIKYGESRFTVMYRGMPLGKASVPGFFQEAHSVRQVEATIAVDRVNLLQADAASLVRDASLNDRVELRVLGDVGAKIRILNFDSPGVQVSVDCAIVISPRKQSLTYKQCGFDGLSV; encoded by the exons ATGACAACCACGGCTAATGTGAACGGGGAACACAATGGACCTCCGCGAGCACGGTCGTCCCACCGCCAATCGCACGAGCAATACTACCTAACGTCGTCGTCTTCCTCCGCCTCCTTCAAaggctgctgctgctgcctcTTCCTCCTATTCTCCTTCTTGGCTCTCCTTGTCCTGGCCGTGGTTTTGGTCATCGTCTTGGCCCTCAAACCCAAGAAACCCTCCTTCGATCTCCAACAGGTGGGCGTTCAGTACATGGGCATCACCACGCCCAATCCCTCCGAAACCAATCCCGCGGCGAACCCCGCCACCTCCGCCTCCCTCTCCCTCAGTATAAGGATGCTCTTCACGGCGGTGAACCCCAACAGGGTCGGGATCAAGTACGGTGAATCCAGGTTCACCGTCATGTACCGCGGGATGCCCTTGGGAAAAGCCTCCGTCCCGGGGTTCTTCCAGGAGGCTCACAGCGTTCGACAGGTGGAGGCAACCATCGCCGTCGACCGTGTCAACCTGCTCCAAGCCGACGCCGCCAGTTTAGTCAGGGACGCTTCCTTGAACGACCGCGTAGAGCTCAGGGTCCTGGGCGATGTGGGTGCTAAGATCCGGATCTTGAACTTCGATTCCCCTGGCGTTCAG GTATCAGTGGACTGTGCAATAGTGATAAGTCCAAGGAAGCAGTCTCTCACTTACAAGCAGTGCGGATTTGATGGTTTAAGTGTCTGA
- the LOC109013411 gene encoding uncharacterized protein LOC109013411 isoform X2, whose translation MTTTANVNGEHNGPPRARSSHRQSHEQYYLTSSSSSASFKGCCCCLFLLFSFLALLVLAVVLVIVLALKPKKPSFDLQQVGVQYMGITTPNPSETNPAANPATSASLSLSIRMLFTAVNPNRVGIKYGESRFTVMYRGMPLGKASVPGFFQEAHSVRQVEATIAVDRVNLLQADAASLVRDASLNDRVELRVLGDVGAKIRILNFDSPGVQILSLQ comes from the exons ATGACAACCACGGCTAATGTGAACGGGGAACACAATGGACCTCCGCGAGCACGGTCGTCCCACCGCCAATCGCACGAGCAATACTACCTAACGTCGTCGTCTTCCTCCGCCTCCTTCAAaggctgctgctgctgcctcTTCCTCCTATTCTCCTTCTTGGCTCTCCTTGTCCTGGCCGTGGTTTTGGTCATCGTCTTGGCCCTCAAACCCAAGAAACCCTCCTTCGATCTCCAACAGGTGGGCGTTCAGTACATGGGCATCACCACGCCCAATCCCTCCGAAACCAATCCCGCGGCGAACCCCGCCACCTCCGCCTCCCTCTCCCTCAGTATAAGGATGCTCTTCACGGCGGTGAACCCCAACAGGGTCGGGATCAAGTACGGTGAATCCAGGTTCACCGTCATGTACCGCGGGATGCCCTTGGGAAAAGCCTCCGTCCCGGGGTTCTTCCAGGAGGCTCACAGCGTTCGACAGGTGGAGGCAACCATCGCCGTCGACCGTGTCAACCTGCTCCAAGCCGACGCCGCCAGTTTAGTCAGGGACGCTTCCTTGAACGACCGCGTAGAGCTCAGGGTCCTGGGCGATGTGGGTGCTAAGATCCGGATCTTGAACTTCGATTCCCCTGGCGTTCAG ATTCTGAGTTTGCAATAA
- the LOC109013408 gene encoding tubby-like F-box protein 8 — protein sequence MSFRSIVRDVRDGFGSLSRRGFEVRLTGHHRGKSHGSLHALNDHPIIIQNSRWASLPPELLYDVIRRLEESESTWPARKHVVACAAVCRSWRVMCKEIVKSPELSGKLTFPVSLKQPGPRDGNIQCFIKRDKSNLTYRLFLCLSPALLVENGKFLLSAKRTRRTTYTEYVISMDADNVSRSSSTYIGKLRSNFLGTKFIIFDTQPPYSSAYIPPPGRSSRRFYSKKVSPKVPTGSYNIAQVTYELNVLGTRGPRKMHCIMHSIPASAIDAGGTVPGQSELHPHSLEDSFRSISLSKFLDHSVDFSSSRFSEIGGAPDDDEDGKLRPLVLKNKSPRWHEQLQCWCLNFRGRVTVASVKNFQLIAATQPAAGAPTPSQPAPPEHDKIILQFGKVGKDMFTMDYRYPLSAFQAFAICLSSFDTKLACE from the exons ATGTCATTCCGTAGTATAGTTCGTGATGTGAGGGATGGCTTTGGGAGCTTATCTAGACGTGGTTTTGAAGTCAGGCTCACTGGCCATCACAGAGGCAAATCGCATGGTTCATTACATGCTTTAAACGATCATCCTATCATAATTCAGAACAGCCGTTGGGCTAGCTTACCCCCTGAACTACTCTATGATGTAATTAGGAGGTTGGAAGAGAGTGAGAGTACGTGGCCTGCTCGTAAGCACGTTGTTGCATGTGCAGCAGTTTGCCGTTCTTGGAGGGTTATGTGCAAAGAAATTGTTAAGAGTCCTGAGTTATCCGGGAAACTTACCTTCCCTGTGTCCCTGAAGCAG ccAGGACCGCGTGATGGAAATATTCAGTGTTTCATAAAAAGGGATAAATCCAACTTAACATACCGCCTTTTTCTGTGTCTTAGCCCGG CTTTGCTGGTTGAAAATGGAAAATTCCTCCTTTCGGCAAAGAGGACTCGAAGAACCACGTACACAGAATATGTCATCTCCATGGATGCAGATAACGTTTCAAGATCAAGTAGCACTTATATTGGGAAATTGAG ATCAAACTTCCTTGGCACTAAGTTCATAATATTTGATACACAGCCTCCGTACAGTTCCGCCTACATCCCCCCTCCAGGGCGGAGTAGCCGTAGGTTCTATTCCAAAAAAGTCTCCCCGAAGGTTCCAACGGGCAGCTACAACATTGCCCAGGTAACATACGAACTAAATGTGTTAGGCACTCGTGGCCCACGGAAGATGCATTGCATCATGCATTCAATCCCGGCCTCAGCAATTGATGCAGGTGGCACTGTCCCAGGCCAGTCGGAGTTGCATCCTCACTCTCTCGAGGATTCCTTCCGGAGCATCTCCTTATCAAAGTTTCTTGATCACTCTGTTGATTTCAGCAGCTCAAGATTTTCTGAAATCGGTGGGGCCcctgatgatgatgaggatggcAAGCTCAGGCCCttggttttgaaaaacaagTCCCCTAGATGGCATGAACAATTACAGTGTTGGTGCTTGAACTTCCGTGGACGGGTAACTGTTGCCTCTGTTAAAAACTTCCAGTTGATTGCTGCTACACAGCCTGCTGCTGGTGCTCCAACACCATCTCAGCCAGCCCCACCAGAGCATGATAAGATAATTCTGCAGTTTGGTAAAGTTGGTAAAGACATGTTCACCATGGATTATCGCTATCCTCTATCTGCATTTCAGGCTTTTGCAATTTGCTTGAGTAGCTTTGACACGAAATTGGCGTGTGAATAG